In Tripterygium wilfordii isolate XIE 37 chromosome 15, ASM1340144v1, whole genome shotgun sequence, one DNA window encodes the following:
- the LOC119980086 gene encoding aspartic proteinase Asp1-like isoform X2, whose protein sequence is MKGKTLIIPLPAVMLMMVLPFLGCLSEANHSTASIRKLAPLPSPVVYDLRGTSSIVFPLTGKIYPTWAYFATINIGEPAKLFSLVVDTASYVTWVKCVGSCKNCSRGPRPLYRPPNGSIVSCEDPLCAAVQGEERNCSNPNDRCECGYKQIGHFPRDGIIGLSMNPASLLSQIHGKSRIKRLIGHCFSRKGGGILFFGDDLVPVSGISWTPIIDNYKM, encoded by the exons AAGGCAAAACACTAATTATTCCATTGCCAGCAGTTATGTTGATGATGGTGTTGCCGTTTCTAGGTTGTTTATCAGAAGCCAATCACTCCACAGCTAGCATTAGAAAGTTGGCGCCGCTTCCATCACCTGTTGTTTATGATCTCAGGGGCACTTCCTCAATTGTTTTTCCGCTCACCGGGAAAATTTATCCTACATG GGCCTACTTTGCGACCATCAATATAGGTGAGCCAGCCAAGCTTTTCAGTCTTGTCGTTGATACTGCTAGTTATGTCACTTGGGTCAAATGTGTTGGATCTTGCAAGAATTGCAGCCGG GGTCCAAGACCTTTGTATAGGCCACCGAATGGGAGCATCGTGTCATGTGAAGATCCCTTATGTGCTGCTGTCCAAGGAGAAGAACGCAATTGTTCAAATCCAAATGACCGATGCGA GTGTGGATACAAGCAGATTGGACATTTTCCTAGGGATGGAATAATTGGTTTAAGCATGAATCCCGCTAGCCTCTTATCGCAAATTCATGGAAAAAGTCGAATAAAACGATTGATTGGCCACTGTTTTAGTAGAAAAGGAGGtgggattttattttttggggacGATCTTGTTCCTGTTTCAGGAATTTCTTGGACGCCAATCATAGACAATTACAAAATGTAA
- the LOC119980086 gene encoding aspartic proteinase Asp1-like isoform X1 has protein sequence MKGKTLIIPLPAVMLMMVLPFLGCLSEANHSTASIRKLAPLPSPVVYDLRGTSSIVFPLTGKIYPTWAYFATINIGEPAKLFSLVVDTASYVTWVKCVGSCKNCSRGPRPLYRPPNGSIVSCEDPLCAAVQGEERNCSNPNDRCEYVLNYADGSSTHGYLVKDNFHLPLINGSVIVSPLIFGCGYKQIGHFPRDGIIGLSMNPASLLSQIHGKSRIKRLIGHCFSRKGGGILFFGDDLVPVSGISWTPIIDNYKM, from the exons AAGGCAAAACACTAATTATTCCATTGCCAGCAGTTATGTTGATGATGGTGTTGCCGTTTCTAGGTTGTTTATCAGAAGCCAATCACTCCACAGCTAGCATTAGAAAGTTGGCGCCGCTTCCATCACCTGTTGTTTATGATCTCAGGGGCACTTCCTCAATTGTTTTTCCGCTCACCGGGAAAATTTATCCTACATG GGCCTACTTTGCGACCATCAATATAGGTGAGCCAGCCAAGCTTTTCAGTCTTGTCGTTGATACTGCTAGTTATGTCACTTGGGTCAAATGTGTTGGATCTTGCAAGAATTGCAGCCGG GGTCCAAGACCTTTGTATAGGCCACCGAATGGGAGCATCGTGTCATGTGAAGATCCCTTATGTGCTGCTGTCCAAGGAGAAGAACGCAATTGTTCAAATCCAAATGACCGATGCGAGTATGTTTTGAACTATGCCGATGGAAGTTCAACTCATGGTTATCTAGTCAAAGACAATTTTCATCTACCACTTATCAATGGATCCGTCATTGTTTCTCCTTTGATTTTTGG GTGTGGATACAAGCAGATTGGACATTTTCCTAGGGATGGAATAATTGGTTTAAGCATGAATCCCGCTAGCCTCTTATCGCAAATTCATGGAAAAAGTCGAATAAAACGATTGATTGGCCACTGTTTTAGTAGAAAAGGAGGtgggattttattttttggggacGATCTTGTTCCTGTTTCAGGAATTTCTTGGACGCCAATCATAGACAATTACAAAATGTAA
- the LOC119979862 gene encoding uncharacterized protein LOC119979862: MTMNLGLTFNILVDFVCCKWSFLDVRDVRFVFSLPGHSQCLIDNDEDLRNMLFIASNISLSYIDIFVKQISCPDVSNFKGSGSVDTGSISAIVERISDNTEQEVSDADFVSAFGSIGDLGLRFLNNVHICGSAIRTSKNVPMSSGIVADIIGNRVSNAPLLRPIDVIKEIKSDYGLDISYHKACCLDMEFDETSGCFKRCFVAFDLTIFGFNFCRPILFLDGTFLKSSYKGNLLSATSKDGEQGLFVVAFVVVVAEDEDNWTWFLRLLRKIVDVSRRITFISDRNYGLLQGVRNIFPATTHAYCLNHLNRTLKDKLKGHHASFREMIVKKFKQCVYVLSKIAFHDRLQELLSMGGDRVASFIDEAPACNWANVYFMGKRYSEMSSNAAESFNSQIFEFRSLPITNMIDMIRLKLMNQMSFRREDSYTWTTFLCPSMEKKIQESKKLMNQMYFEVHSSPREVVNIAR, translated from the exons ATGACAATGAATCTTGGGTTGACTTTCAATATTTTGGTGGATTTTGTTTGTTGTAAGTGGAGTTTTTTGGATGTTAGAGATGTGCGTTTTGTGTTCTCTTTACCTGGTCATTCTCAGTGTTTGATTGATAACGATGAAGATCTTAGGAATATGTTGTTCATTGCTAGTAACATTTCATTGAGTTATATAGATATTTTTGTCAAGCAAATTAGCTGTCCAGATGTTAGTAACTTCAAAGGAAGTGGCTCTGTGGACACTGGTTCTATTAGTGCAATTGTTGAGAGAATAAGTGATAATACTGAGCAAGAAGTTTCAGATGCCGATTTTGTTTCTGCTTTTGGTTCTATTGGAG ATTTGGGGTTGAG ATTTTTGAATAATGTGCATATATGTGGTTCGGCTATTCGTACGTCTAAAAATGTTCCTATGAGCTCTGGAATTGTTGCGGACATCATTGGTAATCGAGTTTCTAATGCTCCATTACTTCGCCCAATCGATGTTATCAAGGAGATTAAATCTGATTATGGATTAGACATTAGCTACCACAAAGCATG CTGTTTGGATATGGAGTTTGACGAGACTAGTGGTTGTTTTAAGAGATGTTTTGTTGCATTTGATTTGACAATTTTCGGTTTCAATTTCTGTCGCCCCATCTTATTTCTTGATGGCACATTTTTGAAAAGTAGTTACAAGGGAAATCTACTTTCAGCTACTTCAAAAGATGGTGAACAAG GTTTATTTGTGGTTGCTTTTGTAGTTGTTGTCGCGGAGGATGAAGATAACTGGACCTGGTTTCTCAGGTTGCTTAGAAAAATTGTTGACGTAAGTAGAAGAATAACTTTCATTTCAGATCGAAATTATGGGCTCCTTCAAGGTGTTAGAAATATTTTTCCGGCAACAACACATGCTTATTGCCTTAATCATTTAAATAGGACTCTTAAAGATAAGTTGAAAGGACATCATGCTTCTTTTAGGGAGATGATTGTGAAGAAGTTTAAACAGTGTGTTTATGTTCTGAGTAAGATTGCATTCCATGACCGCTTGCAAGAGCTTTTATCTATGGGTGGTGATCGTGTTGCTAGTTTTATAGATGAAGCTCCTGCTTGTAACTGGGcgaatgtttattttatgggTAAGCGATATAGTGAGATGTCTTCAAATGCTGCTGAGTCTTTTAATTCTCAAATATTTGAGTTTCGTTCATTGCCAATAACAAATATGATAGATATGATTCGATTGAAACTTATGAATCAGATGTCTTTTAGAAGGGAAGATTCTTATACATGGACTACTTTTCTATGTCCTTCGATGGAGAAAAAAATCCAAGAATCCAAGAAACTTATGAATCAGATGTATTTTGAAGTTCATTCATCTCCTCGTGAAGTTGTTAATATTGCAAGATGA